Part of the Diabrotica virgifera virgifera chromosome 6, PGI_DIABVI_V3a genome, GGGTCCAAATCTGTCACCATAGAGGAACGACTCTTGGATCAGCATGTGGGGATGCAGCTTGGTTATCTACGATATATTAGGGGAGTTTGTTTTGTATTTGGGAGTTTGTTTGGTGTAAAATTCCGTAGTACTCATCAGGTAGTTCGTTTTTGGCCAATTGTAGAAGATTGGCCGGAGGGAATGGAACTTTGTTTTTGGGGATCCTGGTGAGTATGTGACCTTGCCGATTGCAAGGGGTGGTAAGAACATATTTTGCTCTGTGGTTATTTCCATTAATCGTACGCGAAACATATTTGTTACTGAGAGAACGTGTTCTCTCGTTGATGGAAGCATTTTTGCGAGTGGGTGTACCAATACCGACGGATATATCCAGTGCTCTCTGAGGCACTTTCTGAGTATTCTGCGTTTGCAACCGAGGATGTTGTTGTTGTGTTGTCGGTTTAGTGAGGCATACAAAACCGCTCTGTAGTCGATAATGGGCCTTATGTACGTTTTGTAGTTGTCTAGGAGAGTCTTACTTGATGCGCCTCCAAACGTTCCAGATAGCGCTCCAAGGAGTTTGGCTCTATTTTTTACCTTGTTTACGTACCAAATTACGTACCAAAATCACTAGCCatttgtgtctgagtttagcgaaccgactatacgaAATTTAATCAGTAGAGTAGAGTATTTAGAGAAAGAAAGTAAAAAACACAACGTGATTGTAACCGGTGTTAAGATAGACACGCATGACTCAGACAATTTAAAATGATTGAGAATACTATGAATATAAAAGTGGATATTTAGACAGTGTAAAATTGGGAGAGGAAAAATGTTTACTGCACTTGGAAACCGCGGATAAGAGAAAGGTAATGCAAAATAAGAAGGAAGAACGGATTTATATAAATGATGATCTAACAGTAGCAGAGATGGACATAAAGAGCGAATTCATAATAGAAGGAAAAATGGTTAAAACTGGAAGATTTAGCTGGCGAAGAGTATATTGTTAAGAGGTGAGGGAAGAAGAAGGAGGGGTCGACCGCGGAAAAAGTGGCTGGAAGCAGCCAAAGAGGATCTACAAAAAAattacaggaattatgacaggtgataaatacaCGTTTGATttctgcatgagagtttaatgaaagggtaacaaatcaactggaagttctgtccgacaaagtagatgggacgttttcgtagtctgacgttccaaatttttaacatgttccacaaataaaacttcccctgttccagtgttcccatacatcaagaTTTGTtagacgagacaccgttaagctattaacacattttcagcttgctattaatcaacttttgttTTGGCACGCGCGATCCAGGCCTATATCGTAAAttgtgataaaattaataatatttctcATGTACGTAATCTTAtgatatttggaatattgtagcaaacagtaatttattatccATCGTGgatgaatggatcaagtaatccaaagtcaataaggaagaaaaaaaataatatttgacTGTTGGCCGAAAGGCAAAAGACCATACTAAAATGCGAAAGAAGAAGAGGCGAaacgtctaataatttatttatcatttttaataatttttcccttcataattttttttagtaatttttccatttctttatAATTCCTCAAATGGAAGAAGTTGAGGATGAAGAAACTAAGTCACTTTTAACCGACGAACAAATTAACGAATTCCAAGATGCCTTTGATCTTTTTGATAGAGACGATGATGCAACTATTACCGTTAAAGAATTTTGTACGATAATGAGAGTGTTTGGGCAGACTCAGTACGAAATTGAGCTGGAGGAAATGTTTCGTGCTGCCGATGTTGGTGAAAAAGGAACGATCAATTTTGGAGAGTTTTTAGGAATAATGAAACAACATTACGTAGAAGATAAAACGTCAGAAGGAATTAATGAAGCTTTTAGAGCGTTTGATCCGCTTAGGAAAGGCATTATTCCTGCAGATGACTTAAGAGAGTACATGATGGCTTATGGTAAGTTCttcatcttctttttttataagcaattctgcttgatCATTCGCGGATTGATACATAAAGCTTGTCACTCCATATTTTGCACAatcggccgatacttctaccaattggtgatttatctcttgcttcTTTGACCATACgagtctcccccattctggttatgtggttattccacaTGATGAGatgagattttgaatttgatggaaaaaagacGCAAATTCAAGAACCAAAACATCGAAATCTAAAAACGTAT contains:
- the LOC114335197 gene encoding calmodulin-like translates to MEEVEDEETKSLLTDEQINEFQDAFDLFDRDDDATITVKEFCTIMRVFGQTQYEIELEEMFRAADVGEKGTINFGEFLGIMKQHYVEDKTSEGINEAFRAFDPLRKGIIPADDLREYMMAYGDHLTEEEASAFIKAADSNKDGQIMYEYFVSKMASKLEKPDKYQPKFAKSKSKTNNNINKKNNSSKNIQKR